Proteins from a single region of Candidatus Margulisiibacteriota bacterium:
- a CDS encoding V-type ATP synthase subunit K, translating into MDIGLMCAILGAALAIGGGGIGSSVGVGLAGEVAAGVVAEDPDKFGKTLLLQALPGTQGIYGFLVAFWVILKTNLLGGALPVSSEAGLQILFACLPMAIGGVISGIYQGRVAAAGIAMVGRKPDEVGKGLILAAMVETYAVLGLLMSILLLMNIRL; encoded by the coding sequence ATGGATATCGGTTTAATGTGTGCGATTTTAGGAGCGGCGCTGGCGATCGGCGGCGGCGGCATCGGCTCGTCAGTGGGTGTTGGTTTGGCCGGGGAAGTGGCGGCTGGCGTGGTGGCGGAAGACCCCGATAAATTCGGCAAGACGCTGCTGTTGCAGGCTCTGCCGGGCACGCAGGGTATTTACGGGTTTTTGGTTGCTTTTTGGGTGATCCTGAAAACTAATTTGCTGGGCGGCGCTCTGCCGGTGTCCAGTGAAGCCGGCCTGCAGATTTTATTCGCCTGCCTGCCAATGGCGATCGGCGGCGTAATTTCAGGCATTTATCAGGGACGGGTTGCCGCGGCGGGTATTGCCATGGTCGGCCGCAAACCTGACGAAGTCGGCAAAGGCTTGATCCTTGCGGCGATGGTGGAAACTTACGCCGTGCTGGGACTGCTGATGTCGATATTGCTTTTGATGAATATTCGGTTGTAA